In one window of Osmia lignaria lignaria isolate PbOS001 chromosome 11, iyOsmLign1, whole genome shotgun sequence DNA:
- the LOC143305809 gene encoding uncharacterized protein LOC143305809, whose product MFRYILRTLSCETSSSKYLKRKYSDSNKNNVSNNDIAFEAEYYYKQDKELLDMLKQKLQEEVKCMQDEVITMRDKIEEHNRNIDENLRFLKDLEKNVSASDKK is encoded by the exons ATGTTTCGTTATATTTTACGTACTTTATCATGTGAGACTAGCAG TTCCAAGtatcttaaaagaaaatatagcgattcaaataaaaataatgtatcgAACAACGATATTGCTTTCGAAGCCGAATATTATTACAAACAG GATAAAGAATTATTGGACATGCTAAAGCAAAAACTACAGGAGGAGGTAAAATGCATGCAGGATGAGGTTATAACGATGCGTGATAAAATTGAGGAACACAACCGTAACATAGACGAAAATTTGCGATTTTTAAAAGATCTTGAAAAGAATGTATCGGCTAGCGATAAAAAATAA
- the LOC117604012 gene encoding uncharacterized protein LOC117604012: MSSNTTTTTTVLLKKRERTQNWVPEEKNALFSLIKSHVNAIENKKIDAAASAMKTLAWQQIYCAFRGRFSTDRDITRMREQWRRMKAQARMEMYTFAEKVKSLGPEEAAKCRPSNLSIEVWRLMENARKNEGDGDRSDENSQEDPDNPMNLQTILDKLTASAPEVMVNEIKVEADSDDDYNTEEEARTEIFTKKSNTRKKRPRISEDEPMDLAEQRVHSADANARQFDNEESTSFSNTKERNDRINNDQDESTQRAIWMVELAQREHELKLRMLNIELERAELQKQTAINELKTSEIKRQLIENQAAEYYRSYSRSF, translated from the exons ATGTCTTCGAACACGACCACCACCACGACCGTGTTACTGAAGAAGAGGGAAAGGACACAGAATTGGGTCCCAGAGGAGAAGAACGCTTTGTTCTCGTTGATCAAAAGCCACGTTAACGCGATCGAGAACAAGAAAATCGATGCCGCGGCATCGGCTATGAAAACTCTAGCCTGGCAACAGATTTATTGCGCTTTTCGTGGCAGATTTTCCACCGACCGAGATATCACCAGGATGAGGGAACAATGGAGAAGGATGAAAGCACAAGCCAGAATGGAGATGTACACGTTTGCGGAGAAG GTGAAGAGTCTGGGCCCCGAAGAGGCTGCCAAATGTCGTCCATCGAATCTCTCGATCGAGGTGTGGAGATTAATGGAAAATGCGAGGAAAAACGAAGGAGACGGCGATCGTTCGGACGAGAACAGCCAAGAAGACCCGGACAACCCGATGAATCTGCAGACGATCCTTGACAAACTAACAGCATCCGCGCCGGAAGTGATGGTCAATGAAATTAAAGTCGAGGCGGATAGCGACGACGACTACAACACGGAAGAAGAGGCCAGGACAGAAATTTTCACAAAAAAGTCGAACACGAGGAAAAAACGACCACGGATATCCGAGGACGAACCAATGGATCTGGCTGAACAGAGGGTACATTCTGCGGACGCCAATGCTCGACAATTTGATAATG AAGAGAGTACGTCATTCTCCAATACGAAGGAAAGAAACGATCGGATCAATAATGATCAAGATGAATCTACTCAAAGAGCGATATGGATGGTGGAGCTGGCTCAAAGGGAACACGAGCTCAAATTGAGAATGTTAAACATCGAATTGGAACGTGCGGAGCTGCAAAAGCAGACAGCAATTAACGAATTGAAAACTTCGGAAATTAAAAGGCAATTGATCGAGAATCAAGCAGCTGAATATTACAGGTCATATTCTCGTTCGTTCTGA
- the bw gene encoding brown isoform X1: MRFFLSVVSSVLIIEMMFFDNNTMKHSAKYPTLPASLPKDLCLTWRNISYTVERKRNGGSFRAIFGLQHTEVVRLLNGVNGIVNSGMLMAIMGPSGSGKTTLLATISRRVKGRATGDILLNGKPVDTDQMIRISGFVPQTDLAIESLTVQEHMEFMACMKMDRRLRANIRRQRIMVLLGELGLGKCGNSKLSSLSGGERKRVTLAVQLLTEPSILFCDEPTTGLDSYGAMTVARTLREVAASGRIVICSTHQPASGLLEIFHEVLLLSGGRVAFQGSSADATEFFDSLDLRCPPTYNSAEFYVSQLSIVRGREAESYRKVNWICDQYQRSKYGQRVSKLIEYSCASTSENNELPLIFSDVSLTPRNFKKARGFTQLRWLTWRTYVDYKRNSASILLRFITYMIIGLLIASPYLDVAGKAMNQGTIQNMQGLLYLVVVETVFTFNYAVFYTFPRELPLLLRDIASGLYGPTPYYISKVVVLLPGAIVQPLLYSGFIFSITGLKGGCLGFIYFALPVVICAISASALGCFLSASFKSVDTASLFSVPLDFLGLMFCGIYLHLGHLAPGISWLKYLSQFYYGLEAVSLTQWLLIDDISCSPDPEEPCISSGLGVLEKYGYLPYHYTMDLIGLLAIYSFSHLAGFLVIKYRSRQEPVY; encoded by the exons ATGAGATTCTTTTTGTCAGTGGTTTCGTCAGTGTTAATTATTGAGATGATGTTCTTTGACAATAATACC ATGAAACATAGCGCGAAGTATCCTACGCTGCCGGCAAGCTTGCCAAAGGATTTGTGTTTGACTTGGAGGAATATTTCTTACACggttgaaagaaaaaggaacggaGGTAGCTTTCGAGCAATTTTCGGTTTGCAACATACAGAAGTTGTTCGATTACTGAACGGAG TCAATGGTATAGTTAATTCTGGAATGTTGATGGCTATTATGGGACCAAG CGGGTCTGGGAAAACTACGTTGCTCGCAACGATCAGTCGACGTGTTAAAG GTCGGGCCACAGGTGACATTTTGTTAAATGGGAAACCTGTAGACACTGACCAAATGATAAGGATATCAGGATTTGTTCCGCAAACAGACCTAGCTATCGAATCGCTGACAGTCCAAGAACATATGGAATTCATG GCATGCATGAAAATGGACAGGAGGCTTCGGGCGAACATCAGAAGGCAGCGTATAATGGTTTTGTTGGGAGAACTCGGACTGGGAAAATGTGGAAACTCGAAACTTTCATCTTTGTCCGGCGGCGAAAGGAAGAGGGTCACTTTAGCCGTTCAA CTTCTCACCGAGCCGAGTATTCTATTTTGCGACGAACCAACCACGGGGTTGGATAGTTACGGTGCCATGACGGTGGCGAGGACACTCAGGGAGGTCGCTGCCAGCGGAAGAATCGTCATCTGTTCTACACATCAACCAGCTTCCGGtcttttggaaatttttcacGAGGTTCTTCTGCTTTCTGGGGGTAGAGTTGCTTTTCAAGGTTCCTCTGCCGACGCCACGGAATTTTTCGATAG TTTGGATCTTCGTTGTCCTCCAACATACAACAGCGCGGAATTTTACGTGTCTCAATTGTCGATCGTTCGCGGTAGAGAAGCTGAAAGTTATCGAAAG GTAAATTGGATCTGCGACCAATATCAAAGATCGAAGTACGGGCAAAGGGTATCGAAATTGATCGAATATTCTTGCGCAAGCACGTCAGAGAACAACGAGCTTCCTTTGATCTTTTCGGATGTCTCTTTGACTCCTCGAAATTTCAAGAAAGCTCGTGGATTCACGCAATTACGTTGGCTAACGTGGCGAACGTACGTCGATTACAAAAGGAACTCCGCTTCCATTCTCCTGCGATTTATAACTTACATG ATCATAGGACTGCTAATAGCATCTCCTTACTTGGACGTGGCAGGAAAAGCCATGAATCAGGGCACTATACAAAATATGCAAGGTCTTTTGTACCTAGTGGTCGTCGAGACAGTTTTCACCTTTAATTACGCTGTTTTTTATACGTTTCCGAGAGAATTACCGCTTTTATTGCGCGACATCGCCAGTGGACTTTATGGTCCGACACCGTATTACATCAGCAAGGTTGTCGTTCTG CTACCAGGAGCTATAGTGCAACCATTGCTCTACAGTGGATTCATATTCTCGATCACAGGACTAAAGGGTGGATGTTTAGGATTTATCTACTTTGCACTGCCAGTAGTAATCTGTGCCATTTCCGCTTCCGCTCTTG GTTGTTTCTTATCAGCCTCGTTTAAATCAGTGGACACTGCCTCTTTGTTTTCTGTGCCTTTGGATTTCCTTGGTCTGATGTTTTGTGGTATCTACTTGCATCTCGG ACATTTAGCACCTGGTATCTCCTGGTTAAAGTACTTATCACAATTTTATTACGGTCTCGAGGCAGTCTCTTTAACGCAGTGGCTGTTAATTGATGACATAA GCTGTTCTCCGGATCCGGAAGAGCCTTGCATATCCAGTGGATTGGGTGTCCTTGAGAAATATGGCTATTTACCATACCATTACACGATGGATTTAATCGGTCTTCTGGCGATATATTCGTTCAGTCATTTAGCTGGTTTCTTGGTGATTAAATACAGAAGTCGTCAAGAACCTGTCTACTAA
- the bw gene encoding brown isoform X2, translating to MRFFLSVVSSVLIIEMMFFDNNTMKHSAKYPTLPASLPKDLCLTWRNISYTVERKRNGGSFRAIFGLQHTEVVRLLNGVNGIVNSGMLMAIMGPSGSGKTTLLATISRRVKGRATGDILLNGKPVDTDQMIRISGFVPQTDLAIESLTVQEHMEFMACMKMDRRLRANIRRQRIMVLLGELGLGKCGNSKLSSLSGGERKRVTLAVQLLTEPSILFCDEPTTGLDSYGAMTVARTLREVAASGRIVICSTHQPASGLLEIFHEVLLLSGGRVAFQGSSADATEFFDSLDLRCPPTYNSAEFYVSQLSIVRGREAESYRKIIGLLIASPYLDVAGKAMNQGTIQNMQGLLYLVVVETVFTFNYAVFYTFPRELPLLLRDIASGLYGPTPYYISKVVVLLPGAIVQPLLYSGFIFSITGLKGGCLGFIYFALPVVICAISASALGCFLSASFKSVDTASLFSVPLDFLGLMFCGIYLHLGHLAPGISWLKYLSQFYYGLEAVSLTQWLLIDDISCSPDPEEPCISSGLGVLEKYGYLPYHYTMDLIGLLAIYSFSHLAGFLVIKYRSRQEPVY from the exons ATGAGATTCTTTTTGTCAGTGGTTTCGTCAGTGTTAATTATTGAGATGATGTTCTTTGACAATAATACC ATGAAACATAGCGCGAAGTATCCTACGCTGCCGGCAAGCTTGCCAAAGGATTTGTGTTTGACTTGGAGGAATATTTCTTACACggttgaaagaaaaaggaacggaGGTAGCTTTCGAGCAATTTTCGGTTTGCAACATACAGAAGTTGTTCGATTACTGAACGGAG TCAATGGTATAGTTAATTCTGGAATGTTGATGGCTATTATGGGACCAAG CGGGTCTGGGAAAACTACGTTGCTCGCAACGATCAGTCGACGTGTTAAAG GTCGGGCCACAGGTGACATTTTGTTAAATGGGAAACCTGTAGACACTGACCAAATGATAAGGATATCAGGATTTGTTCCGCAAACAGACCTAGCTATCGAATCGCTGACAGTCCAAGAACATATGGAATTCATG GCATGCATGAAAATGGACAGGAGGCTTCGGGCGAACATCAGAAGGCAGCGTATAATGGTTTTGTTGGGAGAACTCGGACTGGGAAAATGTGGAAACTCGAAACTTTCATCTTTGTCCGGCGGCGAAAGGAAGAGGGTCACTTTAGCCGTTCAA CTTCTCACCGAGCCGAGTATTCTATTTTGCGACGAACCAACCACGGGGTTGGATAGTTACGGTGCCATGACGGTGGCGAGGACACTCAGGGAGGTCGCTGCCAGCGGAAGAATCGTCATCTGTTCTACACATCAACCAGCTTCCGGtcttttggaaatttttcacGAGGTTCTTCTGCTTTCTGGGGGTAGAGTTGCTTTTCAAGGTTCCTCTGCCGACGCCACGGAATTTTTCGATAG TTTGGATCTTCGTTGTCCTCCAACATACAACAGCGCGGAATTTTACGTGTCTCAATTGTCGATCGTTCGCGGTAGAGAAGCTGAAAGTTATCGAAAG ATCATAGGACTGCTAATAGCATCTCCTTACTTGGACGTGGCAGGAAAAGCCATGAATCAGGGCACTATACAAAATATGCAAGGTCTTTTGTACCTAGTGGTCGTCGAGACAGTTTTCACCTTTAATTACGCTGTTTTTTATACGTTTCCGAGAGAATTACCGCTTTTATTGCGCGACATCGCCAGTGGACTTTATGGTCCGACACCGTATTACATCAGCAAGGTTGTCGTTCTG CTACCAGGAGCTATAGTGCAACCATTGCTCTACAGTGGATTCATATTCTCGATCACAGGACTAAAGGGTGGATGTTTAGGATTTATCTACTTTGCACTGCCAGTAGTAATCTGTGCCATTTCCGCTTCCGCTCTTG GTTGTTTCTTATCAGCCTCGTTTAAATCAGTGGACACTGCCTCTTTGTTTTCTGTGCCTTTGGATTTCCTTGGTCTGATGTTTTGTGGTATCTACTTGCATCTCGG ACATTTAGCACCTGGTATCTCCTGGTTAAAGTACTTATCACAATTTTATTACGGTCTCGAGGCAGTCTCTTTAACGCAGTGGCTGTTAATTGATGACATAA GCTGTTCTCCGGATCCGGAAGAGCCTTGCATATCCAGTGGATTGGGTGTCCTTGAGAAATATGGCTATTTACCATACCATTACACGATGGATTTAATCGGTCTTCTGGCGATATATTCGTTCAGTCATTTAGCTGGTTTCTTGGTGATTAAATACAGAAGTCGTCAAGAACCTGTCTACTAA
- the LOC117604007 gene encoding protein brown isoform X3 codes for MNGKFHETTIFWDNLTVAVPRKRELLRTIYRKLTRRPFEESLMILKRVSGRAVTGNLIAIMGPSGAGKTTFLATLSGRVVPTLGTVKINDQILPREIISKISSYLPQFDVLPTSLTIEEHLRFTNALKTDHNSRQRKFQISKLLFDLGLIDCKDTLIGKLSAGQRKRVSLASELITKPKILFLDEPTTGLDTFSAMQVIQTLRRISLETIVFCTIHQPCMDVYNLFTHILLMAEGRTAYHGSIDDATKFFSRKAGCIVQFFWLTWRIWIQNRRTIFVDWISWICYFLSMAMVVTFYTGINPRTQEGVQNARGALYMMSSEISFTVAYSVIYELPGQLLIFQRENSVYDTGPYYCATFLGLIPKATLKALIFTTVLYLVLITQVDFVNYLFYCLATSTAAICGTAYGLVFSSWMDDVDVVTSIMVPIDMIFLLTAGMFYNLRSLPTYLTCFKYFSMFFYLNEALSIIYWSRVDYIDCQTPSDLPCLRNGTEVMFEYGFGNSNFYWDLIGLIILAVSMNLVGYFGLRRRRKLGAIY; via the exons ATGAATGGGAAATTTCACGAAACCACCATTTTCTGGGATAATTTAACAGTGGCTGTGCCTCGGAAACGCGAATTATTGCGAACAATCTATCGAAAATTAACAAGAAGACCATTTGAAGAATcattaatgatattaaaaagAG TATCTGGTCGTGCAGTGACAGGAAACCTGATTGCCATAATGGGACCCAG TGGTGCTGGTAAGACAACTTTCCTAGCCACCCTCTCCGGAAGGGTGGTACCGACCCTAGGTACGGTAAAAATAAACGATCAGATTCTTCCACGAGAAATTATATCTAAAATATCCAGTTATTTGCCTCAATTTGATGTGTTACCAACTTCCCTCACCATTGAGGAACACTTACGATTCACg AACGCTTTAAAAACGGACCACAACTCGAggcaaagaaaatttcaaatatcaaaaCTGCTGTTCGATCTGGGTCTAATTGATTGTAAAGACACCTTGATAGGGAAATTATCTGCTGGTCAAAGGAAACGAGTTTCCTTGGCCAGTGAATTAATTACTAAACCTAAGATACTTTTCCTTGATGAACCGACAACTG GACTGGACACATTCTCAGCAATGCAAGTGATACAGACATTGAGAAGGATAAGTCTTGAAACGATCGTTTTTTGCACAATACATCAGCCTTGTATGGACGTGTACAATCTTTTCACTCATATCTTGCTGATGGCCGAAGGGAGGACAGCTTATCATGGAAGTATCGATGATGCTACGAAATTTTTCTCCAG GAAAGCTGGGTGCATAGTGCAATTCTTTTGGCTGACCTGGAGGATTTGGATTCAAAACCGAAGAACAATTTTCGTAGACTGGATTTCATGGATATGTTATTTC CTTTCGATGGCGATGGTGGTGACTTTTTACACGGGAATTAATCCGCGCACTCAAGAGGGTGTGCAGAACGCAAGGGGTGCTCTGTACATGATGAGCTCCGAAATTTCCTTCACTGTAGCTTATTCCGTGATCTATGAACTTCCTGGACagcttttaatttttcaacgtgAAAACAGCGTTTACGATACTGGCCCTTATTATTGTGCCACCTTTCTTGGACTG ATACCAAAAGCAACACTAAAAGCACTAATTTTCACAACAGTGTTGTACCTCGTACTAATCACTCAAGTAGATTTcgtgaattatttattttattgcctGGCTACATCAACTGCTGCGATTTGTGGCACGGCGTATGGTTTAGTATTTTCCAGCTGGATGGATGACGTCGACGTGGTCACGTCCATCATGGTACCCATCGATATGATATTCCTGTTAACCGCTGGAATGTTTTATAATCTCAG GTCACTGCCCACGTACCTGAcgtgtttcaaatatttttcgatGTTCTTTTACCTGAACGAAGCTCTCTCTATAATTTATTGGTCGCGTGTAGACTACATCG ATTGTCAAACACCCAGTGACTTGCCCTGTTTACGAAATGGAACGGAAGTGATGTTTGAATACGGTTTTGGAAATTCCAATTTCTACTGGGACTTAATTGGTCTCATAATTTTAGCAGTTTCAATGAATTTGGTTGGATATTTTGGTCTACGAAGGAGAAGAAAACTTGGAGCAATATATTga
- the LOC117604007 gene encoding protein brown isoform X2: MNGKFHETTIFWDNLTVAVPRKRELLRTIYRKLTRRPFEESLMILKRVSGRAVTGNLIAIMGPSGAGKTTFLATLSGRVVPTLGTVKINDQILPREIISKISSYLPQFDVLPTSLTIEEHLRFTNALKTDHNSRQRKFQISKLLFDLGLIDCKDTLIGKLSAGQRKRVSLASELITKPKILFLDEPTTGLDTFSAMQVIQTLRRISLETIVFCTIHQPCMDVYNLFTHILLMAEGRTAYHGSIDDATKFFSSLGYECPVGFDESEYYIKLISPKYPGSSLINFDDDDDDEPPPNECIDKICRAFLQSSLAIIPEITNTSHLEIEPQRKAGCIVQFFWLTWRIWIQNRRTIFVDWISWICYFIPKATLKALIFTTVLYLVLITQVDFVNYLFYCLATSTAAICGTAYGLVFSSWMDDVDVVTSIMVPIDMIFLLTAGMFYNLRSLPTYLTCFKYFSMFFYLNEALSIIYWSRVDYIDCQTPSDLPCLRNGTEVMFEYGFGNSNFYWDLIGLIILAVSMNLVGYFGLRRRRKLGAIY, encoded by the exons ATGAATGGGAAATTTCACGAAACCACCATTTTCTGGGATAATTTAACAGTGGCTGTGCCTCGGAAACGCGAATTATTGCGAACAATCTATCGAAAATTAACAAGAAGACCATTTGAAGAATcattaatgatattaaaaagAG TATCTGGTCGTGCAGTGACAGGAAACCTGATTGCCATAATGGGACCCAG TGGTGCTGGTAAGACAACTTTCCTAGCCACCCTCTCCGGAAGGGTGGTACCGACCCTAGGTACGGTAAAAATAAACGATCAGATTCTTCCACGAGAAATTATATCTAAAATATCCAGTTATTTGCCTCAATTTGATGTGTTACCAACTTCCCTCACCATTGAGGAACACTTACGATTCACg AACGCTTTAAAAACGGACCACAACTCGAggcaaagaaaatttcaaatatcaaaaCTGCTGTTCGATCTGGGTCTAATTGATTGTAAAGACACCTTGATAGGGAAATTATCTGCTGGTCAAAGGAAACGAGTTTCCTTGGCCAGTGAATTAATTACTAAACCTAAGATACTTTTCCTTGATGAACCGACAACTG GACTGGACACATTCTCAGCAATGCAAGTGATACAGACATTGAGAAGGATAAGTCTTGAAACGATCGTTTTTTGCACAATACATCAGCCTTGTATGGACGTGTACAATCTTTTCACTCATATCTTGCTGATGGCCGAAGGGAGGACAGCTTATCATGGAAGTATCGATGATGCTACGAAATTTTTCTCCAG CCTAGGTTACGAGTGTCCAGTTGGTTTCGACGAGTCCGAgtattacataaaattgatATCACCTAAATATCCAGGATCATCATTAATCAAttttgatgatgatgatgatgatgaaccTCCACCTAATGAGTGCATCGATAAAATCTGTCGAGCATTTCTGCAATCTTCGTTAGCAATAATTCCCGAAATTACAAATACAAGCCATCTTGAAATAGAACCCCAAAG GAAAGCTGGGTGCATAGTGCAATTCTTTTGGCTGACCTGGAGGATTTGGATTCAAAACCGAAGAACAATTTTCGTAGACTGGATTTCATGGATATGTTATTTC ATACCAAAAGCAACACTAAAAGCACTAATTTTCACAACAGTGTTGTACCTCGTACTAATCACTCAAGTAGATTTcgtgaattatttattttattgcctGGCTACATCAACTGCTGCGATTTGTGGCACGGCGTATGGTTTAGTATTTTCCAGCTGGATGGATGACGTCGACGTGGTCACGTCCATCATGGTACCCATCGATATGATATTCCTGTTAACCGCTGGAATGTTTTATAATCTCAG GTCACTGCCCACGTACCTGAcgtgtttcaaatatttttcgatGTTCTTTTACCTGAACGAAGCTCTCTCTATAATTTATTGGTCGCGTGTAGACTACATCG ATTGTCAAACACCCAGTGACTTGCCCTGTTTACGAAATGGAACGGAAGTGATGTTTGAATACGGTTTTGGAAATTCCAATTTCTACTGGGACTTAATTGGTCTCATAATTTTAGCAGTTTCAATGAATTTGGTTGGATATTTTGGTCTACGAAGGAGAAGAAAACTTGGAGCAATATATTga
- the LOC117604007 gene encoding protein brown isoform X1, producing the protein MNGKFHETTIFWDNLTVAVPRKRELLRTIYRKLTRRPFEESLMILKRVSGRAVTGNLIAIMGPSGAGKTTFLATLSGRVVPTLGTVKINDQILPREIISKISSYLPQFDVLPTSLTIEEHLRFTNALKTDHNSRQRKFQISKLLFDLGLIDCKDTLIGKLSAGQRKRVSLASELITKPKILFLDEPTTGLDTFSAMQVIQTLRRISLETIVFCTIHQPCMDVYNLFTHILLMAEGRTAYHGSIDDATKFFSSLGYECPVGFDESEYYIKLISPKYPGSSLINFDDDDDDEPPPNECIDKICRAFLQSSLAIIPEITNTSHLEIEPQRKAGCIVQFFWLTWRIWIQNRRTIFVDWISWICYFLSMAMVVTFYTGINPRTQEGVQNARGALYMMSSEISFTVAYSVIYELPGQLLIFQRENSVYDTGPYYCATFLGLIPKATLKALIFTTVLYLVLITQVDFVNYLFYCLATSTAAICGTAYGLVFSSWMDDVDVVTSIMVPIDMIFLLTAGMFYNLRSLPTYLTCFKYFSMFFYLNEALSIIYWSRVDYIDCQTPSDLPCLRNGTEVMFEYGFGNSNFYWDLIGLIILAVSMNLVGYFGLRRRRKLGAIY; encoded by the exons ATGAATGGGAAATTTCACGAAACCACCATTTTCTGGGATAATTTAACAGTGGCTGTGCCTCGGAAACGCGAATTATTGCGAACAATCTATCGAAAATTAACAAGAAGACCATTTGAAGAATcattaatgatattaaaaagAG TATCTGGTCGTGCAGTGACAGGAAACCTGATTGCCATAATGGGACCCAG TGGTGCTGGTAAGACAACTTTCCTAGCCACCCTCTCCGGAAGGGTGGTACCGACCCTAGGTACGGTAAAAATAAACGATCAGATTCTTCCACGAGAAATTATATCTAAAATATCCAGTTATTTGCCTCAATTTGATGTGTTACCAACTTCCCTCACCATTGAGGAACACTTACGATTCACg AACGCTTTAAAAACGGACCACAACTCGAggcaaagaaaatttcaaatatcaaaaCTGCTGTTCGATCTGGGTCTAATTGATTGTAAAGACACCTTGATAGGGAAATTATCTGCTGGTCAAAGGAAACGAGTTTCCTTGGCCAGTGAATTAATTACTAAACCTAAGATACTTTTCCTTGATGAACCGACAACTG GACTGGACACATTCTCAGCAATGCAAGTGATACAGACATTGAGAAGGATAAGTCTTGAAACGATCGTTTTTTGCACAATACATCAGCCTTGTATGGACGTGTACAATCTTTTCACTCATATCTTGCTGATGGCCGAAGGGAGGACAGCTTATCATGGAAGTATCGATGATGCTACGAAATTTTTCTCCAG CCTAGGTTACGAGTGTCCAGTTGGTTTCGACGAGTCCGAgtattacataaaattgatATCACCTAAATATCCAGGATCATCATTAATCAAttttgatgatgatgatgatgatgaaccTCCACCTAATGAGTGCATCGATAAAATCTGTCGAGCATTTCTGCAATCTTCGTTAGCAATAATTCCCGAAATTACAAATACAAGCCATCTTGAAATAGAACCCCAAAG GAAAGCTGGGTGCATAGTGCAATTCTTTTGGCTGACCTGGAGGATTTGGATTCAAAACCGAAGAACAATTTTCGTAGACTGGATTTCATGGATATGTTATTTC CTTTCGATGGCGATGGTGGTGACTTTTTACACGGGAATTAATCCGCGCACTCAAGAGGGTGTGCAGAACGCAAGGGGTGCTCTGTACATGATGAGCTCCGAAATTTCCTTCACTGTAGCTTATTCCGTGATCTATGAACTTCCTGGACagcttttaatttttcaacgtgAAAACAGCGTTTACGATACTGGCCCTTATTATTGTGCCACCTTTCTTGGACTG ATACCAAAAGCAACACTAAAAGCACTAATTTTCACAACAGTGTTGTACCTCGTACTAATCACTCAAGTAGATTTcgtgaattatttattttattgcctGGCTACATCAACTGCTGCGATTTGTGGCACGGCGTATGGTTTAGTATTTTCCAGCTGGATGGATGACGTCGACGTGGTCACGTCCATCATGGTACCCATCGATATGATATTCCTGTTAACCGCTGGAATGTTTTATAATCTCAG GTCACTGCCCACGTACCTGAcgtgtttcaaatatttttcgatGTTCTTTTACCTGAACGAAGCTCTCTCTATAATTTATTGGTCGCGTGTAGACTACATCG ATTGTCAAACACCCAGTGACTTGCCCTGTTTACGAAATGGAACGGAAGTGATGTTTGAATACGGTTTTGGAAATTCCAATTTCTACTGGGACTTAATTGGTCTCATAATTTTAGCAGTTTCAATGAATTTGGTTGGATATTTTGGTCTACGAAGGAGAAGAAAACTTGGAGCAATATATTga